From Apium graveolens cultivar Ventura chromosome 9, ASM990537v1, whole genome shotgun sequence, the proteins below share one genomic window:
- the LOC141682790 gene encoding protein SMALL AUXIN UP-REGULATED RNA 12-like: MAYKKSSRLSQAALINQIMKKCSSMKTRQDYDDEGFPLDVPKGHFVVYVGQNRTRHVVPISILNHPDFQNLLQQAAEEFGFDHDMGLTIPCDEVVFESLISMLR, translated from the coding sequence ATGGCCTATAAAAAATCAAGCAGGTTGTCACAAGCAGCTTTGATCAACCAAATCATGAAGAAATGTTCAAGCATGAAAACAAGACAAGATTACGATGATGAGGGGTTTCCTCTCGATGTACCAAAGGGCCATTTTGTTGTCTATGTTGGCCAAAATAGAACAAGACACGTCGTTCCAATTTCGATCTTGAATCATCCTGACTTCCAAAACCTTCTCCAACAAGCGGCTGAAGAGTTCGGCTTTGATCATGACATGGGACTCACTATTCCTTGCGATGAAGTTGTTTTCGAAAGCCTAATTTCAATGCTTAGATGA